One Clostridia bacterium DNA window includes the following coding sequences:
- a CDS encoding aminotransferase class V-fold PLP-dependent enzyme, whose protein sequence is MSTTNESISNLLDIPLEEFDAPLFQTLLGYVNQHAVRFHMPGHKGGLGYPPEVAEAFKANLLAMDITETRGMDNLHSPSGCIKRAQDLAAEAFGADRTFFLTNGTTAGVHAMVMTTCKERQKIVIPRDAHLSVIGAVILFGLVPVFVYPDIDPEWGVSLGVRPEAYAQALEENPDAKACLITRPNYYGIAEDLAPLVKLCHDRDIPLLVDEAHGPHIHFHDDLPLSGLDCGADMVVQSTHKMLGSFTGSSMLHIKGERVHPDRVQRMLAILQSTSPSYILMTSLDIAATVVRMRGRELIDYAVKLSARARQRLASVPGVRVLSKPSMDTLKLTISLIDLGVAGYDLKNRLIDECNVRVELADLENVIAFVTYGDTEETIDNLVDAVIRIADEARREREATGCCSCTGADNCSGAGASSRKLVRGAAGAQAVFTKHLFASAERALLPRQATLAAHELANIAEAAGRVCAEVVAPYPPGIPLLYPGEVIDEGHLVVIEEALSLGAAFRGLSFGSDGQLIVTVVKDGKR, encoded by the coding sequence GTGTCTACCACCAACGAGAGCATCTCAAACCTTCTTGATATTCCTCTCGAGGAGTTCGATGCCCCGCTTTTCCAGACACTGCTGGGTTATGTGAACCAGCATGCGGTTCGTTTCCACATGCCTGGCCACAAGGGCGGACTGGGTTATCCGCCAGAGGTTGCCGAGGCATTCAAGGCCAACCTGCTCGCGATGGACATCACCGAGACGCGAGGCATGGACAATCTCCACTCGCCTTCAGGATGCATAAAGCGTGCGCAGGACCTGGCAGCGGAGGCCTTTGGCGCCGACAGGACCTTCTTCCTCACTAATGGAACCACGGCGGGCGTTCATGCGATGGTGATGACTACGTGCAAAGAGCGGCAGAAAATCGTCATACCCCGCGATGCGCACTTATCAGTCATTGGAGCCGTGATTCTGTTCGGATTGGTTCCCGTGTTCGTGTATCCGGATATCGATCCGGAATGGGGCGTGAGCTTGGGCGTGAGGCCGGAGGCATATGCGCAGGCCCTCGAGGAAAATCCTGATGCAAAGGCGTGCCTTATCACCAGGCCCAACTACTATGGAATAGCTGAGGACCTAGCTCCACTTGTGAAACTGTGTCATGACAGGGACATCCCGTTGTTGGTCGACGAGGCTCATGGTCCGCACATTCACTTCCACGACGATCTTCCTTTGTCTGGGCTGGACTGCGGGGCGGACATGGTAGTCCAGAGCACGCACAAGATGCTCGGATCGTTTACCGGCAGCTCCATGCTGCACATAAAGGGTGAGCGAGTCCACCCAGACCGTGTCCAGCGGATGCTGGCTATTCTACAGTCCACGAGCCCATCGTATATTCTCATGACTTCGCTCGACATCGCTGCGACTGTTGTGAGGATGCGGGGGCGTGAGCTGATCGATTATGCCGTGAAGCTGTCGGCTAGGGCGCGGCAGCGACTGGCTTCCGTGCCAGGAGTGAGAGTCCTATCCAAACCCTCCATGGATACACTCAAGCTAACTATCTCCCTTATCGATCTGGGCGTGGCTGGCTATGATCTAAAGAACCGGCTGATCGATGAGTGCAACGTCAGAGTTGAGCTCGCCGACCTCGAGAACGTGATCGCGTTCGTGACCTACGGCGACACTGAGGAGACTATCGACAATCTGGTTGACGCCGTGATCAGGATCGCCGATGAGGCGAGGCGCGAGCGTGAAGCGACGGGGTGCTGCTCTTGCACGGGCGCCGACAATTGTTCAGGCGCCGGCGCCAGCAGCCGCAAGCTTGTGAGGGGCGCAGCTGGAGCGCAGGCGGTTTTCACCAAGCATCTGTTTGCATCCGCCGAACGTGCGCTTCTGCCGCGGCAGGCCACTTTGGCTGCACATGAGCTTGCGAACATCGCTGAAGCGGCGGGCAGGGTGTGCGCAGAAGTTGTAGCGCCCTATCCACCCGGAATACCCCTTCTGTACCCCGGCGAAGTCATTGACGAGGGCCACCTGGTGGTTATAGAGGAGGCGCTCTCTCTGGGCGCCGCTTTCCGTGGTCTGTCGTTTGGCTCTGATGGACAGCTCATCGTGACCGTGGTGAAAGATGGGAAACGCTGA
- the gpmI gene encoding 2,3-bisphosphoglycerate-independent phosphoglycerate mutase produces the protein MNHYRPVALVILDGWGVGDGGADDAISVACTPNFKRLQKQCPHTTLPAHGRSVGLPDGQMGGSEVGHLCLGAGRIVYQDLTYLNHLIETGEFQRNEVLVDAMQNAVKANRALHLMGLVSPGGVHSHQNHIYVLLQMARNLGVERVYVHAFLDGRDVPPSSAEGFVEALEAKIAEIGVGEIATVSGRYYGMDRDNRWDRTKLAWDAIVHGKGRTAHSALDAVRNSYADGVTDEFVEPVVICNHDGSPVGAVRDGDSVIFFNFRGDRARQLTGAFNFEDFTGFDRGARPCVHYVCMMKYLDAGIAVAFSVPEPSDTLAEVLSKAGKSQLHAAETEKFAHVTFFFNGGREEPFAMEDRVLVPSPKVATYDLAPEMSARGVAAEVTERIRSGIYDFVIVNFANGDMVGHTGKRDATVAAVEVVDSCLGQVWDAVRSASGAMIITADHGNADEMVDPATGQPNTAHSLNRVPFILACTDVTELRDDGDFADVAPTILQLMGLQQPTVMTGRSLIVG, from the coding sequence ATGAATCACTACCGGCCAGTTGCCCTTGTGATCTTGGATGGATGGGGAGTTGGAGATGGCGGCGCCGATGATGCTATCTCGGTTGCCTGCACTCCGAACTTCAAGAGACTGCAAAAGCAGTGCCCTCACACGACTCTTCCGGCCCACGGCCGTTCGGTTGGGCTTCCGGACGGGCAGATGGGTGGATCAGAAGTCGGCCACCTGTGCCTCGGCGCGGGCCGCATCGTCTATCAGGACCTGACATATCTGAATCACCTCATCGAAACGGGTGAGTTCCAGAGAAACGAGGTCCTAGTGGACGCTATGCAGAATGCCGTGAAGGCTAACAGAGCACTACACCTGATGGGCCTAGTTTCGCCTGGAGGGGTGCACTCTCATCAGAATCACATCTACGTGCTACTGCAGATGGCCCGCAACCTAGGCGTGGAACGTGTGTATGTGCATGCGTTCCTAGATGGTCGCGATGTGCCTCCGTCCAGCGCGGAAGGTTTCGTCGAGGCTCTGGAGGCCAAGATTGCTGAGATAGGCGTTGGCGAAATAGCCACGGTGAGCGGCCGATACTACGGGATGGATCGGGACAATCGGTGGGACAGGACCAAACTTGCGTGGGATGCCATAGTCCATGGCAAGGGCCGGACGGCCCACTCGGCCCTGGACGCGGTGAGGAACTCCTACGCTGACGGCGTGACCGATGAGTTCGTAGAACCGGTGGTCATATGTAATCACGATGGCTCACCAGTTGGGGCTGTTCGCGATGGTGACTCCGTCATATTCTTCAATTTTCGCGGTGACAGGGCGAGGCAGCTCACCGGCGCCTTCAACTTCGAGGACTTCACTGGGTTCGACCGCGGCGCACGGCCTTGCGTACACTATGTGTGCATGATGAAGTATCTCGATGCCGGCATCGCGGTTGCGTTTTCTGTCCCCGAGCCCTCGGATACTCTCGCTGAGGTCCTGTCGAAAGCGGGCAAGTCCCAACTTCATGCGGCAGAGACCGAGAAGTTCGCCCATGTGACTTTCTTTTTCAATGGGGGCCGCGAGGAGCCGTTCGCCATGGAGGATAGGGTGCTTGTGCCATCGCCGAAGGTTGCCACTTACGACCTTGCACCAGAGATGAGCGCGAGGGGAGTCGCCGCCGAGGTGACGGAGAGAATCCGCTCTGGGATATACGATTTCGTCATCGTGAATTTCGCCAATGGCGATATGGTTGGCCACACGGGCAAACGTGATGCGACGGTGGCAGCGGTCGAGGTGGTCGACAGCTGCCTAGGACAGGTGTGGGATGCGGTGCGAAGTGCCTCCGGAGCGATGATCATTACCGCCGATCACGGTAACGCTGATGAAATGGTGGATCCCGCGACTGGGCAGCCTAACACCGCGCACTCGCTGAATCGAGTGCCGTTCATACTTGCCTGCACGGATGTGACCGAGCTGCGTGATGACGGCGATTTCGCTGACGTTGCCCCTACGATACTGCAGTTGATGGGGCTTCAGCAGCCGACAGTCATGACCGGCAGATCGCTGATTGTGGGATAG
- a CDS encoding sodium-translocating pyrophosphatase — translation MDFGSLAFLVPVSAVIALAVAGYFSAVISHKDEGSEEMRHISEAIREGARAYLSRQYRGVVLFFAVMFLVLLVLAGTGHLSYFTPFAFLSGGFFSGLAGYIGMSTATNSNARTAQAASRSLNEGLRVAFASGSVMGLTVVGLSLVHLSIWYFGLTWYYTSVQPIADAAMRLSTVTSALLTSGMGASSMALFARVGGGIFTKAADVGADLVGKVEKGIPEDDPRNPAVIADNVGDNVGDVAGMGADLYESYVGSIVATAALGASLKLGINWVVLPLVLASIGVLAAVVGSFLVRTGEKTEQSALLAALRRGVNTSAIIIVIAAWILIRSTLGPEHMGVYWAVIAGLVSGVAIGLVTEYYTSADHAPTRLVAQSALTGPGTVIISGMSVGMISTALPILVVGAAVLVSYFVAGGAASETMGLYGIAISAVGMLSTLGITLAADAYGPVADNAGGVAEMAGMPASVRERTDALDSLGNTTAATGKGFAIGSAALTALALIAAYRDQIAAILPEAKFVFSLMDPPVLVGLFIGGMLPFVFSALTMQAVGRAAQGIVVEVRRQFKEIPGLMEAKAKPDYARCVDICTAAAQKEMVLPSLIAVIAPILTGIFLGPNGVGGLLVGTVVTGFMMAVMMANAGGSWDNAKKYIESGELGGKGSEAHKASVVGDTVGDPFKDTSGPSLNILIKLISMVSIVFSSVIATLSFIK, via the coding sequence ATGGATTTCGGGTCATTGGCGTTCTTGGTTCCGGTGAGCGCTGTCATTGCGCTTGCAGTTGCAGGGTACTTCTCAGCAGTGATAAGCCACAAGGACGAAGGATCGGAGGAGATGCGTCACATCTCTGAGGCAATTAGGGAGGGCGCAAGGGCCTACCTGAGCCGCCAGTATCGTGGTGTTGTTCTGTTTTTTGCCGTGATGTTTCTCGTTCTGTTGGTGCTTGCAGGCACTGGTCACCTAAGCTACTTCACTCCATTTGCATTCCTCAGTGGCGGGTTCTTCTCAGGGCTTGCCGGGTATATAGGGATGAGCACCGCGACCAACTCCAACGCCAGGACGGCGCAGGCTGCCTCAAGGAGTCTCAATGAAGGGCTTCGAGTTGCGTTCGCGTCAGGTTCCGTAATGGGTCTCACTGTGGTGGGACTGTCACTGGTCCACCTTTCTATCTGGTACTTTGGACTCACATGGTACTACACTTCTGTCCAGCCAATAGCGGATGCTGCCATGCGTCTGTCCACGGTCACATCGGCCCTGCTTACTTCGGGCATGGGTGCGAGTTCGATGGCTCTGTTCGCCAGGGTTGGCGGTGGGATATTCACCAAGGCGGCCGATGTAGGGGCTGACCTGGTCGGCAAGGTCGAGAAGGGGATCCCAGAGGACGATCCGCGCAATCCTGCGGTAATAGCGGATAACGTCGGCGACAACGTTGGCGACGTGGCTGGGATGGGTGCTGATCTGTATGAGTCGTACGTGGGATCGATTGTCGCTACAGCAGCTCTAGGTGCATCACTCAAGCTTGGAATCAACTGGGTTGTGCTGCCGCTGGTTCTTGCATCCATCGGAGTACTGGCCGCAGTCGTCGGCAGTTTCCTCGTTCGCACCGGCGAGAAAACTGAGCAGTCTGCCCTTCTAGCTGCGCTGCGCCGCGGCGTCAACACAAGCGCAATCATAATTGTCATAGCTGCCTGGATCCTTATACGCTCGACTCTCGGACCTGAGCACATGGGGGTGTACTGGGCAGTCATTGCTGGTCTCGTATCTGGTGTGGCTATTGGGCTCGTTACTGAATACTACACCTCTGCTGACCACGCTCCAACCAGACTCGTAGCTCAGTCCGCCCTCACGGGTCCGGGGACAGTCATTATCTCAGGCATGTCGGTGGGCATGATATCCACGGCGCTCCCCATTCTGGTCGTAGGAGCGGCGGTGCTGGTTAGCTACTTTGTGGCAGGGGGCGCCGCAAGCGAGACGATGGGCCTCTACGGAATTGCCATTTCGGCTGTGGGAATGCTCTCGACTCTAGGGATTACCCTTGCTGCCGACGCGTATGGCCCGGTTGCCGACAATGCCGGTGGGGTCGCTGAGATGGCAGGGATGCCTGCGTCTGTCCGTGAGCGCACTGATGCGCTGGATTCGCTGGGCAACACCACTGCTGCCACGGGTAAGGGATTCGCCATAGGCTCTGCGGCTCTCACTGCCCTGGCCCTCATTGCCGCGTATCGAGATCAGATTGCCGCCATACTCCCCGAGGCGAAGTTCGTATTCAGCCTCATGGATCCACCGGTGTTGGTTGGTTTATTCATTGGAGGCATGCTTCCGTTCGTATTCTCTGCCCTCACGATGCAGGCCGTGGGCCGCGCTGCGCAGGGCATCGTGGTGGAAGTTCGTAGGCAGTTCAAGGAGATACCTGGTCTCATGGAGGCCAAGGCCAAGCCTGACTATGCTAGGTGTGTAGATATATGCACAGCTGCAGCGCAGAAGGAGATGGTGCTTCCCTCGCTGATAGCTGTAATCGCGCCGATTCTTACTGGCATCTTCCTCGGCCCGAACGGGGTTGGCGGGCTTCTCGTCGGCACCGTCGTTACTGGCTTCATGATGGCCGTCATGATGGCGAACGCCGGCGGGTCGTGGGATAATGCTAAGAAGTACATTGAATCGGGCGAGCTCGGCGGGAAGGGCTCTGAGGCACACAAGGCCAGCGTTGTTGGCGATACCGTGGGCGATCCGTTCAAGGATACCTCGGGACCGTCTCTCAACATCCTCATAAAGCTGATCTCGATGGTCTCGATTGTGTTCTCGTCGGTGATAGCTACTCTCTCCTTCATCAAGTAG